The genomic DNA CGCTCGCTCGACCAGCAAATTCGTCGCCGCCATCCCCCGCAAATCCGCCAGCAGCCGCCCGAGCCCGCCATACCGCACCCGCAGCGTCTCGACATCCGCCACTGGCAGCGCAAAGCCGGCGCGCATCAGTAGGTCGCCCGCGGATCGCACATCGATCTGCGGATGCAGCCGTGCCACTGGCCGCTCGCGCTCCGCCTCACGCAGCGCGCCGCGCAGTGCGACCAGCGAGCCCGCCCCCAGCAGCGCCCCAAGGAGCAATCCATCGGACCGCAACACACGCCGCGCGAGCGCCAGCGCCCCCGGTACATCGTTCACCTGGTCAAGCACGCCAGCCGAAACGACGAGATCAAATGATCCATCGGCAAATGGTAGCCGATCCTCGTCGCCCTGCACGCCGCCAGCGGCCCGCGCAAAGCCGAACCCCGCATCCACCCGCGCCACGCGTGCGCCCGGCGGCGGCACAAAGTCGCCCCCGAAGCACCCGAGATCGAGCACGTCGACGAAGTCGCGACGTATGGTGCTGAGCCGCTCGGCAATCCCGTCGAGCATCGCCGCGCGCACGAAATCATGCGCGGCATAGTCTGGCGCGGCTCGGTCGCGCCGGCGACGTCGTAAGCTGCGGTCGAAAATCTCGGGCGCGGTCATCGCCGCAGCTTGTGCGCGCACGTGGTCGGGGCGACAAGCGCGTTTGATGCGCTTGTTCTCGATCGAGCCGGTCATCTCGTTCGCCTTGCCGCCGCGCTGCCCCGGCTGCGGGATGGTGACGATCGCGGATCACCGTTTCTGCCCGGCATGCTGGGCGTCGCTGCATTTCCTAGGCCCGCCGTGGTGTGCTGCTTGCCACATGCCGTTCGCCTATGATCGAGGGGAGGATACACGGTGCGGTGATTGCCTCGCCGATCCGCCGCGCCATGCTGGCGTGGACGCGGCTGTTGCCTATGGCCCGGTTGCCCGCACTGTCGCGCTACGGCTCAAATACGGCGGTCGAGCGGCGTTTGCATCGACTGCCGCGCGACTGATGGCGCGGCATCTGCCCGCAGATGCCGATCTGATCGTACCGGTGCCGCTACATCGCTGGCGATTGTGGTCGCGCGGGTTCAATCAGGCGGGTCTGATCGCTGGCTCCTTGAGCCGGATGAGCGGCATCGTCAGCGATCCGTCGGCATTGGTTAGACGTCGCGCCACCCCAGTGCTCCGCGGGCTCGGCGCAGCAGGCCGGCGCAAGGCGGTGCGCGGGGCGTTCGTTGTTACCGATCGCGCACGGATCGTCGGCAAGCGGATCGTGCTGATTGACGATGTCCATACCAGCGGCGCCACGGCGGATGCCTGCACCGCCGCGATGCTAAGGGCGGGCGCCGCTCGCGTGTCGATCCTATGCTGGGCGCGCGTGTTGGACGGGCCGCACCCGGATTGACAATCGCTGCGAGCACCTACACCTCGGGGGAATGGCGCAGGTAGAAATTTATACCAAGGCGTGGTGCCCTTATTGCACCCGCGCGATGCAACTTCTGTCGAGCAAGGGCATCACTCCGACCGAGCACGACATCACGCTTGGTGGCGCCAAGCGTGCCGAAATGCTGGACCGCGCCAACGGCAGAACCACGGTGCCGCAAGTCTTTATCGACGGTCGTCACATCGGCGGATCCGACGATCTCGCCACATTGGACCGAGCAGGCAAGCTCGACGCGTTGCTCGCGCCGTGAAGGCCGCGATCCTGCAGATGACCAGCGGGATCGATCCGCAGGCAAATGCAGCAACGATCACCGATGCGGTCCGAGCAGCAGCAGACTCCGGCGCCGCCATGTTGTTCACGCCCGAAATGTCCGGTCTGCTCGACCGCGATCGCACGCGTGCGGCCGGATCGATCGTGGCAGAGGATGACGACCGCGTTCTGGCAGCCGTTCGTGACGCAGCCGCGAATGCAGGAATCTGGGTCCATCTCGGTAGCCTTGCGGTACGGCGCGACGACGGCCGCTATGCCAATCGCGGCTTCGTGATCGATGCCAGCGGTGCCGTCCGCGCAAGGTACGACAAGATTCATTTGTTCGATGTCGATCTGCCAACCGGAGAGAGCTGGCGGGAGTCCGGCGCTTATGCCGCGGGGTCTGCCTCAGTCGTGCTCGATACGCCGCTTGGCCGGCTCGGCCTCACGATCTGTTATGATCTGCGGTTCCCGGACCTGTTTCGCGTGCTGAGTGATGCCGGCGCTACGATCCTGTCAGTCCCTGCGGCGTTCACCCGGCCCACCGGCTCGGCGCATTGGCACGTTCTGTTGCGTGCACGAGCGATCGAGTCGGCCGCCTTCGTGATCGCCGCGGCGCAGACCGGCGAGCACGCGGATGGCCGCGCGACATATGGCCATTCGCTCGCGATCGATCCTTGGGGCGAGGTGGTGTGCGACATGGCCGCGGCACCCGGGCTAAGCGTCGTCGAGATCGACAGCACCCGTGTGGCGGAAGTGCGCGCGCGCATTCCGGTGATCCAGCATCGCCGCGCCATTCCGGCCGTATCGATCGCGCCGTGATCGTTTTCGATCTCAGATGCGGCTGCGGTCACGTGTTCGAGGCATGGTTCGCCTCGTCAGGCGCTTATGAGGAACAGCGCGGTCGGTCGCTGGTGTCTTGTCCGATGTGCAGCGATACGGCGGTAGAGAAGGCTGTCATGTCGCCTAATATCGGGACCAAGGGAAATTCCCGCACACTTGGGCCGCCAGCCGAAGTGAAGGCGGCGTTAAACGCCATCGCAGCCGCGCAGCGCAAGGTGCTGGAAGGCTCACGTTGGGTCGGCGGGAGTTTTGCGGAGCATGCGCGCGCAATGCACGTCGGCGATAAAACGCATGAGACGATCCATGGCCAAGCTACGGTAGCCGAAGCCAAGGCGCTCGTGGACGAGGGGGTTGCCATCATACCGCTGCCGTTACCGGTGGTGCCGCCCGAACAAGCTAACTAGTCGGACCCGAAAACGGCGGACGCGCAAGCTGGTGCCCCCGGCGCGATTCGAACGCACGACCTGCGGTTTAGGAAACCGTCGCTCTATCCTGCTGAGCTACGGGGGCACATGCGACTGGCTAAAGCGCGCAAGCAGCGTGGTCAATCGCCACGGTGTCGTCGGCGCAAGCAGGGCGGGCGCCGCTAGATCGCGGCGCCCGGCGGCCTTTATGCCTTCACGTGTGCCGAGATGTACTTGTTCATCTCGAACATTGTGACCTTATCCTTGCCGAACACCTTCTTCAGGTTATCGTCTGCCAGGATCTCGCGCTTGTTCTCCGGATTCTGCAGATCCTTCGACTTGATATATGCCCACACCTTGCTGATCACCTCGCTGCGCGGCAGCCGGTCGTTGCCGACGACGGCGCCCAGCTCGGGCGAAGGCTGAACCGGGGCGTGGATGCCGCCGGTCTTCGGCTTGGTCGCGTCCCCAGTTGTCGCGGTCTTCGCCTTGGCGGCACCGGCGGTCTTGGTTTTGGTCGCTTCGCCGGTCTTGGTCTTGGTAGCCATTGCATTCCTTCCTGTTGCGCCGGTCATTCGGCATCTCGCGGAATCACGCCTTGCGGAAGCGCGATCGTTGTTGTGCGCTGCCTCGCGTCGCTTGTCACGCTTTTGCAGCACATTGGCAGGGTTCGCCGCCTCGCCAACGCACGACGAACGCTTTAGATCTCACCAGCCGGCCGGGCGACAGGCACAATGGCGACCATAAGGAGCGACGATGGACACGGTCAGCGAGAGCAAGGCGTTCGGCGGCGTGCAGGGGGTTTACCGGCACGAGGCATCGACGATTGGAACCGACATGACCTTTTCGGTCTACGTCCCGCCGCATGACAAAGGCGCCCGGTTGCCGGTGTTGTGGTATCTCTCGGGTCTCACCTGCACCCATGCCAACGTGACCGATAAGGGCGAGTATCGTCGGGCGTGTGCCGATCACGGCATCATCTTCGTCGCGCCCGATACTAGCCCGCGCGGGGAGGGTGTGCCCGATGACGACGCCTGGGACTTCGGCCAAGGCGCGGGCTTCTACGTCGATGCGACAGAAGAGCCCTGGTCGACGAACTTCCGCATGCGCAGCTACATCGAAGACGAGCTGCCCGCGCTGATCGCGACGGAGTTTCCAGTTGCGGACCTGACGCGCCAGTCGATTACCGGTCATTCGATGGGCGGGCACGGCGCCTTGACGATCGCGCTGCGTAATCCCAGCCGGTTTTGCAGCGTGTCCGCGTTCGCGCCGATCGTGTCTCCACTGGACTGTCCTTGGGGCGAGAAGGCGCTGGGCGGATATCTCGGCGCGGATCGCGCGACGTGGCGGACATATGACGCCTGCGCGCTGATCGACGATGGCGCGCGCGTCGCCGACATCCTCGTCGATCAGGGCGGTGCGGACTCTTTCCTGGCCGATCAGCTCAAGCCCGAGTTGCTGCAGGCGGCATGCGCGAACGCCGGAATCGATCTCACCCTGCGGATCCAGCCGGGCTACGATCATAGCTATCATTTCATCTCCACCTTCATGCGCGACCACGTCGCGTGGGCGGCAGAGCGGCTGAAGTAGCGAAGTTCGGGCACCAAAAAAGGGCGGCTCCGTTTCCGGAACCGCCCCATGAGTTACCCGGTTGACTCCACCCTGCCGTTACAGGGCGGAGCCGCATCATCAGAATTTGAACCCGGCCGCGATGCCATAGCGGCGCGGTTCAAGCGTGAAGATGTTGGTGAACAGACCCGACGACTGATCGGTCAGGTACAGACCGGTCGTTGCGCTGTTGTCGAAGATGTTCTGCACGAACCCGCGAACGAACCAGCGCTGGTCCATCCCGTTCAGCTGGACCTGTGCGTTGGCCTGCTCATAACCCTCGATGCGGTTGATACGGCCGTTGAAGATGTTGCCGAAGCTCTCTCCGGTATAGGTGAGATCAAAGCGCGGTACGAAGCTCATGCCGTTAGCAAACTCGAACGTCTTCTGAACGCCGGCCGAGAACTTGAACACGGGTGCCTGGGGCAGAGAATTGCCCTTTATGCTTACGCCCACACCTTCGCTGACGCTGACCGTCGAGCCAGCCGGGAGCAAGCCGCGGACCTGCGGATTGGCAGTCTGCGCGGTGAGCACGTCGCACAGGCTGAACGCCCCGGTCGCCGCGCCTAGATTGGCGTCGGACGGAAACGCTTGCGGTCCGCGCAAACCAAGCCCGGTA from Sphingomonas radiodurans includes the following:
- a CDS encoding class I SAM-dependent methyltransferase, whose protein sequence is MTAPEIFDRSLRRRRRDRAAPDYAAHDFVRAAMLDGIAERLSTIRRDFVDVLDLGCFGGDFVPPPGARVARVDAGFGFARAAGGVQGDEDRLPFADGSFDLVVSAGVLDQVNDVPGALALARRVLRSDGLLLGALLGAGSLVALRGALREAERERPVARLHPQIDVRSAGDLLMRAGFALPVADVETLRVRYGGLGRLLADLRGMAATNLLVERAPLPREALARAATEFGTAADADGRTTERFEIIFLTGWAPSPDQPQPARRGSATASLTAALKSG
- a CDS encoding ComF family protein, producing the protein MRLFSIEPVISFALPPRCPGCGMVTIADHRFCPACWASLHFLGPPWCAACHMPFAYDRGEDTRCGDCLADPPRHAGVDAAVAYGPVARTVALRLKYGGRAAFASTAARLMARHLPADADLIVPVPLHRWRLWSRGFNQAGLIAGSLSRMSGIVSDPSALVRRRATPVLRGLGAAGRRKAVRGAFVVTDRARIVGKRIVLIDDVHTSGATADACTAAMLRAGAARVSILCWARVLDGPHPD
- the grxC gene encoding glutaredoxin 3, which gives rise to MAQVEIYTKAWCPYCTRAMQLLSSKGITPTEHDITLGGAKRAEMLDRANGRTTVPQVFIDGRHIGGSDDLATLDRAGKLDALLAP
- a CDS encoding carbon-nitrogen hydrolase family protein, yielding MKAAILQMTSGIDPQANAATITDAVRAAADSGAAMLFTPEMSGLLDRDRTRAAGSIVAEDDDRVLAAVRDAAANAGIWVHLGSLAVRRDDGRYANRGFVIDASGAVRARYDKIHLFDVDLPTGESWRESGAYAAGSASVVLDTPLGRLGLTICYDLRFPDLFRVLSDAGATILSVPAAFTRPTGSAHWHVLLRARAIESAAFVIAAAQTGEHADGRATYGHSLAIDPWGEVVCDMAAAPGLSVVEIDSTRVAEVRARIPVIQHRRAIPAVSIAP
- a CDS encoding DUF1178 family protein; its protein translation is MIVFDLRCGCGHVFEAWFASSGAYEEQRGRSLVSCPMCSDTAVEKAVMSPNIGTKGNSRTLGPPAEVKAALNAIAAAQRKVLEGSRWVGGSFAEHARAMHVGDKTHETIHGQATVAEAKALVDEGVAIIPLPLPVVPPEQAN
- a CDS encoding SWIB/MDM2 domain-containing protein produces the protein MATKTKTGEATKTKTAGAAKAKTATTGDATKPKTGGIHAPVQPSPELGAVVGNDRLPRSEVISKVWAYIKSKDLQNPENKREILADDNLKKVFGKDKVTMFEMNKYISAHVKA
- the fghA gene encoding S-formylglutathione hydrolase; its protein translation is MDTVSESKAFGGVQGVYRHEASTIGTDMTFSVYVPPHDKGARLPVLWYLSGLTCTHANVTDKGEYRRACADHGIIFVAPDTSPRGEGVPDDDAWDFGQGAGFYVDATEEPWSTNFRMRSYIEDELPALIATEFPVADLTRQSITGHSMGGHGALTIALRNPSRFCSVSAFAPIVSPLDCPWGEKALGGYLGADRATWRTYDACALIDDGARVADILVDQGGADSFLADQLKPELLQAACANAGIDLTLRIQPGYDHSYHFISTFMRDHVAWAAERLK